The following coding sequences lie in one Rutidosis leptorrhynchoides isolate AG116_Rl617_1_P2 chromosome 4, CSIRO_AGI_Rlap_v1, whole genome shotgun sequence genomic window:
- the LOC139841904 gene encoding uncharacterized protein, which yields MTPYEMLYGPKCRTPTCWLEAGEKQFVGPELVRITAEKVVIAREKLKAARDRQKMYADPRRRLVNFEVGDRVYLKVSPWKGVIRFGKWGKLAPRYIKPFKIIQRVSDQTVVLELLTELARIYNRFNLCYLRKCKIDDETQLVSLSDLRVDLNQKLVKEPVRIVNRKMNTISRVSLNTRSTVPDDRPVE from the exons atGACGCCTTATGAGATGCTGTATGGTCCCAAATGTAGaacgccgacttgttggttagaagctggagagaaacagtttgtAGGTCCAGAATTAGTTCGAATCACAGCAGAAAAGGTGGTAATAGCACGTGAAAAGTTAAAAGCGGCAcgtgatagacagaaaatgtatgccgaTCCACGTAGACGTTTGGTAAACTTTGAGGTGggagatcgtgtttacttgaaagtttcaccgtggaaaggagTTATCAGGTTTGGCAAGTGGGGTAAGTTAGCTCCAAGATACATCAAGCCGTTCAAGATTATCCAGAGGGTTAGTGATCAGACGGTTGTGTTAGAGCTTCTGACAGAGTTGGCAAGGATATATAACAGATTCAACTtgtgttaccttaggaagtgtaagATCGATGATGAGACGCAACTGGTTTCATTGAGTGATTTGAGGGTGGACCTGAATCAAAAGCTAGTTAAAGAACCGGTTAGGATTGTCAATAGAAAG ATGAACACAATCAGCCGAGTGTCTCTTAACACTCGATCGACAGTCCCTgacgatcgaccggttgagtga
- the LOC139844037 gene encoding zinc finger protein JACKDAW-like, with product MMSADGFSSPPSSLISYINDPITNPNPNSSVSVKRKRNQAGNPDPEAEVIALSPTSLMATNRFVCEICNKGFQRDQNLQLHRRGHNLPWKLKQRNKNEAIKKKVYICPEKSCVHNDPCRALGDLTGVKKHFSRKHGEKKWKCEKCSKKYAVKSDWKAHSKICGTREYKCDCGTLFSRKDSFITHRAFCDALMEENSRMTSLPVGPDIANLGFSRDLMMINGGGGGGVGSDTQFQGVFGGGLESNLDMNGSKSRLPIWLDHNANNPQLENPKNSTFLGSTSSSNYNNGGMLPPEMVNWMSRYNGLAQGLLKEEENQKEMQLNSMYNYGDSTIQNNLMCSTPPPQPVANMSATALLQKAAQMGSTRSANSGALGGNDTTGFGLMSSSTTLSNFSSNKNIGDTLMMVDGATRSKGTGGNEFRDGDLTRDFLGVARNERGVSYSLQQELSKFASSTMGFNQLNRNQE from the exons ATGATGTCAGCTGATGGATTTTCATCACCACCTTCTTCACTTATCTCTTACATCAATGACCCCATCACAAATCCTAACCCTAATTCTTCAGTTTCAGTTAAACGAAAGCGTAATCAAGCCGGTAATCCAG ATCCAGAAGCTGAGGTGATAGCCTTATCACCCACATCTCTAATGGCTACGAATCGATTTGTATGTGAAATATGCAATAAGGGTTTTCAAAGAGACCAAAATTTACAGCTTCATAGAAGAGGACATAACCTACCTTGGAAACTAAAACAAAGAAACAAAAATGAAGCGATTAAAAAGAAAGTTTACATATGTCCAGAAAAAAGTTGTGTTCATAATGACCCTTGTAGAGCTCTTGGAGATCTTACTGGAGTAAAGAaacattttagcagaaaacacggcGAAAAGAAATGGAAATGTGAAAAATGTTCAAAAAAGTACGCTGTCAAATCGGATTGGAAGGCTCATAGCAAGATTTGTGGTACTAGAGAATATAAGTGTGATTGTGGAACCCTCTTTTCAAG GAAGGACAGTTTCATAACGCATAGAGCATTTTGTGATGCATTAATGGAAGAAAATTCAAGAATGACATCACTTCCGGTGGGACCAGACATCGCGAATTTGGGATTTAGTCGCGATTTGATGATGATTAatggtggtggaggtggtggtgttGGAAGTGATACACAATTTCAAGGTGTGTTTGGTGGTGGTTTAGAGAGTAATCTTGATATGAATGGATCAAAATCAAGATTACCAATTTGGTTAGACCACAATGCTAACAATCCTCAACTTGAAAACCCTAAAAATTCTACTTTTTTAGGGTCGACGTCTAGCTCGAATTACAACAATGGAGGAATGCTACCACCCGAAATGGTGAATTGGATGAGTAGATACAATGGATTAGCACAAGGTTTATTAAAAGAAGAAGAAAACCAAAAGGAAATGCAATTGAACTCAATGTATAATTATGGTGATTCCACTATTCAAAACAATCTTATGTGTTCAACTCCACCGCCTCAGCCGGTGGCTAACATGTCAGCCACCGCGCTTTTACAAAAGGCGGCTCAAATGGGCTCAACAAGAAGTGCTAATTCAGGGGCTTTGGGTGGAAATGATACTACTGGATTTGGGCTCATGAGTAGTAGTACAACTCTTTCAAACTTTTCAAGCAATAAAAATATTGGTGATACATTGATGATGGTTGATGGAGCTACACGAAGCAAAGGAACCGGCGGCAATGAGTTCAGGGATGGCGATTTAACGAGGGACTTTTTGGGCGTCGCGAGAAATGAAAGAGGTGTATCGTATAGTTTGCAACAGGAGCTAAGCAAGTTTGCTTCATCAACAATGGGTTTCAATCAACTTAATCGGAATCAAGAATGA